A region of Chiloscyllium plagiosum isolate BGI_BamShark_2017 chromosome 37, ASM401019v2, whole genome shotgun sequence DNA encodes the following proteins:
- the LOC122541517 gene encoding sperm acrosome membrane-associated protein 4-like, whose product MKYLLLLGFALAACFMLGDGLRCYHCAISFNRCISGARNCSSSDELCFEQVGKAGSASVYISGCKARSGCNQTFQQSFAGFEVSLKTRCCDRDLCNSGSHIKSSLLLSSILAWLWMIRFL is encoded by the exons ATGAAATACCTCCTGCTACTCGGATTTGCCCTGGCTGCCTGTTTCATGTTgg GTGATGGTTTGCGGTGCTACCATTGTGCGATCTCATTCAATCGCTGCATTTCTGGTGCCAGAAACTGTTCTAGTTCGGATGAGCTTTGCTTTGAACAAGTCGGTAAAGCTG GGTCAGCGTCTGTTTATATCTCAGGCTGCAAAGCGCGTTCCGGATGTAATCAAACCTTTCAACAAAGCTTTGCGGGTTTTGAAGTGTCCCTGAAAACTCGCTGCTGTGACCGTGACCTCTGCAACAGCGGCAGCCACATCAAGTCATCTCTGCTTCTGAGCTCCATCTTGGCTTGGCTTTGGATGATTCGGTTCCTCTGa